The following proteins are co-located in the Ensifer sp. WSM1721 genome:
- a CDS encoding RNA polymerase sigma factor yields MPSENQEFKREMLAALPSLRAFAMSLIGRHDRADDLVQDTIMKAWAKQDHFEMGTNMKAWLFTILRNELYSQMRKRGREVQDSDGHLTETLAHHPEQYGSLDLQDFRRALDQLPPDQREAIILVGASGFSYEEAATICGCALGTIKSRVNRARQRLQEILQVKGENDYGPDETSAPITSRAFVS; encoded by the coding sequence ATGCCATCCGAAAACCAAGAGTTCAAGCGTGAAATGCTTGCCGCGCTGCCGAGCCTGCGCGCCTTCGCCATGTCGCTGATAGGGCGCCATGACCGCGCCGACGATCTCGTGCAGGACACCATCATGAAGGCCTGGGCCAAGCAGGACCACTTCGAGATGGGCACCAACATGAAGGCATGGCTCTTCACCATCCTGCGCAACGAGCTCTATAGCCAGATGCGCAAGCGCGGCCGCGAGGTCCAGGACAGCGACGGCCATCTGACGGAGACACTTGCCCATCACCCCGAGCAATATGGTTCGCTCGATCTGCAGGATTTCCGACGGGCGCTCGACCAGTTGCCGCCGGACCAGCGCGAGGCGATCATCCTTGTCGGCGCATCGGGCTTTTCCTATGAAGAGGCGGCCACGATTTGCGGCTGCGCGCTCGGTACGATCAAGAGCCGCGTCAATCGCGCCCGCCAGCGCCTGCAGGAAATTCTTCAAGTCAAGGGCGAGAACGACTATGGGCCGGACGAAACCTCCGCCCCGATCACGTCGCGTGCCTTCGTTTCCTGA
- the rsiA1 gene encoding anti-sigma factor RsiA1: protein MRYTSGAGRTIGQSPSGDDPNVQIAVKLKALYQSVQEEAIPARFLDLLEKLEAAERKSVPHGKE from the coding sequence ATGAGATATACTTCAGGGGCAGGGCGGACGATCGGCCAAAGTCCATCGGGCGACGATCCGAATGTTCAGATTGCGGTGAAATTGAAAGCCCTCTATCAGTCGGTGCAGGAGGAAGCGATACCGGCCCGCTTTCTCGATCTTCTGGAAAAGCTGGAAGCCGCGGAGCGGAAATCGGTTCCGCACGGCAAGGAGTAG
- a CDS encoding response regulator: protein MTLSTRIAPFLPYLRRYSRALTGSQTSGDAYVAAVLEALIADTSIFPGASSDRVALFRLFTSLFGSSSVLIPEPVSPFAWEQRASVNLAAVSPLARQAFLLVSVEGFSPQEAAEVLDVDIAKLTDLLDRASQEISRQVATDIMIIEDEPLIAIDIEQMVESLGHRVTGIARTKDEAVALFKSTKPSMVLADIQLADGSSGIDAVNEILKSHAVPVIFITAFPERLLTGERPEPTFLVTKPFNPEMVKALISQALFFNEATRAAA, encoded by the coding sequence ATGACACTGTCCACGCGGATTGCTCCATTCCTTCCTTACCTTCGCCGCTATTCACGCGCCCTGACCGGTTCTCAGACCTCGGGCGATGCCTATGTCGCGGCGGTGCTGGAGGCCCTGATAGCCGACACGTCGATCTTTCCCGGCGCCAGCAGCGACAGGGTCGCCCTGTTCCGGCTTTTCACATCGCTCTTCGGGTCGTCATCCGTGCTGATCCCCGAACCGGTTTCTCCCTTCGCCTGGGAACAGCGGGCATCCGTCAACCTGGCTGCAGTATCGCCGCTTGCCCGGCAGGCGTTCCTCCTCGTCTCGGTAGAGGGCTTCAGCCCGCAAGAGGCTGCCGAAGTGCTCGACGTCGATATTGCAAAGCTCACCGATCTCCTCGACCGCGCATCTCAGGAAATCTCCCGCCAGGTTGCAACCGACATCATGATCATCGAGGACGAACCGCTGATTGCGATCGACATCGAACAGATGGTCGAAAGCCTCGGCCACCGTGTGACCGGCATTGCGCGCACCAAGGACGAAGCCGTTGCGCTCTTCAAGTCGACAAAGCCGAGCATGGTCCTCGCTGACATCCAGCTCGCCGACGGCAGCTCCGGCATCGATGCGGTGAACGAGATCCTGAAGAGCCACGCGGTCCCGGTGATCTTCATCACTGCCTTCCCGGAGCGGCTTCTGACCGGCGAGAGGCCCGAGCCCACTTTCCTGGTCACCAAGCCCTTCAATCCGGAAATGGTGAAAGCCCTGATCAGCCAAGCGCTGTTCTTCAATGAGGCAACTAGGGCTGCTGCCTAA